The following coding sequences lie in one Sesamum indicum cultivar Zhongzhi No. 13 linkage group LG9, S_indicum_v1.0, whole genome shotgun sequence genomic window:
- the LOC105171000 gene encoding GTPase LSG1-1 codes for MPKAEKGGLGRALVKHHNQMVQQSKEKGKYYRSQQKKVLESVTEVSDIDAVIEQADEANRLFSALNPPGRLPINLDTASSTSEMTPEERREQQKKEEALHASSLRIPRRPPWDAKMSIEELDDNERRAFLEWRRSLARLEENEKLVLTPFEKNLDIWRQLWRVLERSDLLVMVVDARDPLFYRCPDLEAYAREIDEHKRTLLLVNKADLLPYPVREKWAKFFHQQGILFVFWSAKAATAVLEGKKLSLSLGIQNRQQESADAYTKIYGRDELLARLQSEAEEIVSMRSRSKSDKTGLSHIYSDNESVTGYVPAQSVVVGFVGYPNVGKSSTINALVGEKRTGVTSTPGKTKHFQTLIISEKLTLCDCPGLVFPSFSSSRYEMIASGVLPIDRMTEHREAVQVVANRVPRSVIEDVYRISLPKPKPYEPQSRPPSAVEFLRTYCASRGYVASGGLPDETRAARQILKDYIDGKLPHYQMPPGTSDNKDDAEDGAGLSSSEIHESDSSDSEAPSVAEIELPSREHVLNDLNAFDIDNGLASTKTTIKKKPSSAPHKQHKKPQRKKDRSWRVGGNNGDGMPVVRVFQKPVNSGPLDA; via the exons ATGCCGAAGGCGGAAAAAGGTGGGCTTGGTAGGGCTCTGGTGAAGCACCATAATCAGATGGTACAGCAGTCGAAAGAGAAAGGGAAGTATTACAGGAGCCAGCAAAAGAAAGTTTTGGAATCGGTGACGGAGGTCAGCGACATCGACGCCGTTATCGAGCAGGCTGATGAGGCGAACCGCCTATTCTCCGCTCTCAATCCCCCCGGAAGACTCCCCATCAATTT GGACACTGCTTCCAGTACTAGTGAGATGACACCTGAGGAAAGGAGGGAGCAACAGAAGAAAGAGGAGGCCTTGCACGCTAGCAGTCTTCGGATTCCTCGCAG GCCGCCATGGGATGCTAAAATGTCCATAGAAGAGCTTGATGACAACGAAAGACGAGCTTTTCTTGAGTGGCGCCGCAGCCTTGCAAG GCTTGAGGAGAATGAGAAGCTAGTTCTCACTCCATTTGAGAAGAACCTAGACATCTGGCGACAACTTTGGAGGGTGCTTGAACGTAGTGATTTG CTTGTCATGGTTGTTGATGCACGGGATCCGCTCTTCTACCGCTGCCCGGATCTTGAG GCATATGCGCGAGAAATTGACGAGCACAAAAGGACATTGCTTCTTGTTAACAAGGCAGATCTTCTACCATACCCTGTGAG AGAGAAATGGGCAAAATTCTTCCACCAACAAGGGATTCTCTTTGTTTTCTGGTCAGCTAAGGCTGCTACTGCCGTGTTGGAGGGGAAAAAGCTTAGTCTGTCCCTGGGCATTCAAAATCGTCAGCAAGAGTCAGCTGATGCTTACACTAAAATATATGGCCGGGATGAGCTACTTGCGCGCCTGCAGTCTGAAGCTGAGGAGATAGTTTCAATGAGAAGTCGATCTAAATCTGATAAGACAGGCTTGTCTCACATTTATTCTGATAATGAAAGTGTCACTGGATATGTGCCAGCTCAAAGTGTAGTTGTTGGATTTGTCGGGTATCCTAATGTAGGAAAGAGTTCTACGATCAATGCTTTGGTTGGAGAAAAGAGGACCGGTGTAACTTCAACTCCTGGGAAGACGAAACATTTCCAAACACTGATAATATCTGAGAAACTTACTCTCTGTGATTGCCCTGGACTGGTTTTCCCATCCTTTTCCAGTTCAAGGTACGAGATGATCGCATCTGGGGTTTTGCCTATAGATCGCATGACAGAGCACCGTGAGGCTGTACAGGTCGTTGCAAATCGAGTACCCAGGTCTGTTATTGAGGATGTCTACAGAATCTCATTGCCAAAACCCAAGCCTTACGAGCCACAATCCCGCCCACCTTCAGCAGTCGAGTTTTTAAGAACATACTGTGCTTCGCGTGGATACGTTGCCTCTGGTGGACTACCAGATGAAACTAGGGCTGCTCGCCAAATTTTGAAGGATTACATAGACGGGAAGCTTCCACACTATCAGATGCCTCCAGGAACATCAGACAACAAAGATGATGCCGAGGATGGTGCTGGACTCAGCTCATCCGAGATCCATGAATCAGACTCGTCCGACAGTGAAGCCCCTTCCGTTGCTGAAATTGAACTTCCATCTAGGGAACACGTACTGAATGATCTAAATGCTTTTGACATCGACAATGGATTAGCTTCTACTAAGACTACCATTAAGAAGAAGCCCTCCAGCGCACCGCATAAGCAGCACAAGAAGCCTCAGAGAAAGAAGGACCGATCGTGGAGGGTAGGAGGCAATAATGGTGATGGAATGCCAGTAGTTAGAGTCTTCCAAAAGCCCGTAAATTCAGGCCCTTTGGATGCTTAA